A region from the Sorex araneus isolate mSorAra2 chromosome 6, mSorAra2.pri, whole genome shotgun sequence genome encodes:
- the LOC129405799 gene encoding serine protease FAM111A-like, with amino-acid sequence MSSRSRRSQKIPFNEKTNMRMEQFFSPVNKEPTKDSGNDAKEKPDIQDQGPNDLKKKLLIHVEGESRPIEHVCSAKDTLYRALQHVGALQAYMNPQSGKELLVRGRDGIEAYIHLAMPLSCFPDVTRLEISFIKSQSGQKENHLFLGQSLNFDTIYVKFYIHAIGKRGEKIVQCWKLHKQGNKLCVWGFKGETIKEALCRDGRFLSCLENSVWKLVKDLGSILESSQLVDDLEGKLFEVEFEKRRSSRSASAQNFESGERNTGASIDLYPGLKAESEKFREYFEKEVKGAKKKAEFFKLYKTNFSKLINDSTPFKVHKFLYKLGRSVGYLSWDHGGNRGCATCFVFHKQFILTCWHVIRDIVGEGVDQTLWADIVSRYVKVSFGYEETLQKEAEIFFVDPWFEVADESLDYAVLKLKIEEVQVPCGLYKGPASISDRIYIIGHPEGEPKCTESCLVIPQAKREQACVARQTQLPYVHMFTQRSFQGISENNDVITYHSSFFFGASGSPVLNAEGSLVGMHAAGLNLSLREKSPTLIEFGPCIRSILSHMEKNFPNWYLEITANQDEEMESDVD; translated from the exons ATGAGTTCTAGGAGTCGCAGATCCCAGAAGATCCCATTCAATGAGAAGACTAATATGAGAATGGAGCAGTTTTTCTCTCCG GTCAACAAAGAGCCAACGAAGGACTCTGGAAATGATGCAAAAGAGAAACCTGACATCCAGGACCAAGGGCccaatgatttgaaaaaaaaacttttaattcacGTTGAGGGAGAAAGCAGGCCAATTGAGCACGTATGCAGCGCGAAGGACACCTTATACAGGGCACTGCAGCATGTTGGAGCTCTCCAAGCATACATGAACCCTCAGAGTGGCAAGGAACTGTTGGTGCGTGGCAGAGATGGTATTGAAGCTTACATACACCTTGCAATGCCCCTCAGCTGTTTTCCTGATGTCACTCGTTTGGAAATTAGCTTTATCAAAAGTCAGAGTGGGCAGAAAGAAAACCACCTGTTTCTGGGCCAGTCTCTCAATTTTGACACCATCTATGTTAAATTCTATATTCATGCCATTGGGAAGAGGGGAGAAAAGATTGTTCAGTGCTGGAAACTTCACAAGCAAGGGAACAAACTCTGTGTCTGGGGTTTCAAAGGAGAAACTATTAAGGAGGCTTTGTGTCGGGATGGCAGGTTTCTGTCCTGTCTGGAGAATAGTGTTTGGAAACTCGTGAAAGACCTGGGCAGCATTTTAGAGAGCTCCCAGCTCGTGGACGACCTGGAGGGCAAACTCTTTGAGGTTGAGTTTGAGAAAAGGAGGAGCTCAAGGTCAGCCAGTGCTCAGAACTTTGAGTCAGGAGAGAGAAACACAGGAGCAAGTATAGACCTGTACCCCGGGTTAAAAGCAGAAAGTGAAAAGTTCAGAGAATATTTTGAGAAGGAAGTCAAGGGAGCCAAAAAAAAAGCCGAGTTCTTTAAAttatacaaaacaaatttttcaaaaCTGATCAATGACTCTACTCCATTTAAAGTACACAAGTTTCTTTATAAACTCGGCCGCTCTGTCGGGTACCTCTCATGGGACCACGGGGGAAATAGGGGCTGTGCGACCTGCTTTGTTTTTCACAAGCAGTTCATTTTGACTTGTTGGCATGTGATAAGAGATATTGTGGGAGAGGGAGTAGATCAAACCCTGTGGGCAGACATAGTTAGTCGGTATGTAAAGGTGTCATTTGGTTATGAAGAGACCCTACAGAAGGAAGCGGAAATCTTCTTTGTTGACCCTTGGTTTGAGGTAGCTGATGAAAGTCTTGATTATGCTGTTCTGAAACTGAAAATAGAGGAAGTCCAAGTTCCTTGTGGACTCTACAAGGGACCTGCATCAATTAGTGACCGAATATATATAATTGGTCACCCAGAAGGAGAGCCAAAGTGTACGGAGTCTTGCCTTGTGATCCCTCAGGCTAAGCGAGAGCAGGCATGCGTGGCTAGGCAGACACAGCTTCCCTATGTCCACATGTTCACTCAACGGAGTTTCCAGGGCATAAGTGAAAATAATGATGTGATTACCTATCACAGCTCCTTTTTCTTTGGGGCTTCTGGCTCCCCTGTGTTGAATGCAGAGGGTTCTCTGGTGGGCATGCATGCCGCTGGTCTGAATTTGAGTCTCCGTGAAAAAAGTCCTACCCTCATTGAGTTTGGCCCTTGTATACGTTCTATTCTTAGTCATATGGAGAAGAACTTTCCTAATTGGTATCTAGAAATAACTGCCAATCAGGATGAAGAAATGGAGAGTGATGTGGATTGA